The genomic interval CGAATCTGATCCGCGGCGTCTTCCACGCTCATCCCGGCGGTTTCCTTGCCGTTAATGTGCGTAATCTGATCCTTGGGCATTAATCCGGCCCGCTGGGCCGGGGTATCATCAATGGTGGCCAACACCAGCAATTTATTGTCCCGCTTGGAAATTTGAATCCCCACCCCGTATAGACGAGAGTCAATGCTCATGCTCTGCTCGCTCATGTCCCGCGGTTGCAGGAAACGGGTGTATTCATCGTTCAGGCTGGCCACCATGGTGCCAATGGCCACATAGGCATCCTGCACGTCCCTGAGTTTCCCCCGATAACGATAACGCCAACTGGCCCAATCCTGACCATTGAAGGTGCCATCGACGTACTCCTCCTGAACTGTCCGCCAGGCTTCTTCATACAGCTGATCGGCCAGCTGGGCCTGATCGCTTTGCAAGGTTGACACGAATACCGAAGCCGGATTGGAAGACTGGCCGTTACAACCGGACAGCAAAATCGTACTGAGCCACAACAGGCCCAAGAAGGTGAAGATCCCTCGCCGTGACATAACGGCAGGGATCTTCAAAGCACAGGATAGAGAACTGAAAATATTCATTTGTCTCTAGTAAGCGGAACAGACTGAATTAATGAGACATATCCTCTGGATTGCCCATTTTTCCGCCCGACGTGTTGGAAAGAATGAACAGGTCGATGATTTCAGACAGTTCGTTCGCTTTACCTTGATAGTACTTGATGTCGGTTTCCAGTTTACGGATAACCGTTTTGTACTCTTCAATCTTCTTGATGTTGGCCCGAACGGCGTCCAACATTTCCGATTGCGCCGATTGCGCTTCAGACAGCACGTCTTCCATGGAGATGCCCATGGCTTCCATGGTCAGGCGAATGATTTGGGCACCGGTTTGCTTGGTCACCCCTTCCGGCAGTTCATTAACCAACCGAATCAGGGTCTTTACGTTCCCGCTAAATTCGGTATCCACTTCCTGAGGAATAGCCTCCTGAGCGAAGTGCTGAGCAGCGGAAAAAGACTGCTGTTGCGGCACGGATTGAAAATGTGCGCGTTCAAACCCCAGATCTGGTGCCAAAGGCGAGGTGTGTACTTCCTCTTCACCAAATGAAATAGGGGCTTTCGATAAATCCTTGTAACCTGAAAGGTCAGCCATACGTCCTCCCGAAATTGAGCTATCCGACTTCACATTATTTGCCTGAGATGTAGAGGAAGGAACTTCGGCTGAAAAGAGAGCCTCCGTTTGTGCATCAGGCACCATACCTCTCATCGTTAGTGTATCATCAAATTCTTGTTTAGAGACTCCTCTGTCTGGTGTCACCTCAATGGCGGCGTGTTTCTTCACCGCTTCCATTTGCAGCTCCAAACGCTGCTTGCTTTCCAGCAATTCCGCAGAAAGCGGGCTATCGAGATCTTTCTCTGGCAGATCCTTCTCTCTAGCCTTGTGGGGAGCCCGCTCCGGTAAAAATCCGGAAGATCGACCCTGAAAAGTCCTGACGGACTCCACCGGCTTCTCGGGACGAGAAGAACCACTCTCGGTCGAAGAGACCGACGTACGTAATGCCTCAAAAAGCTTTTGCTTTAAAAGAGACGTGGTACCGGTTGTATGATCAGAATCACTCATATCTTTATTATCCGTCCCCGCAGGGAGTGTGGCAAGTACAGGCTTGAAAGCAGACCTGAAAACCCTTTAAACGGTGGAATTTCAGCAATAAGCCTTGACAAGCGCAGAGCAATCTGAACAAAACAGGCTTCATTGTCAGAAAAACTGTTAGAATACCTTCTATGATGGATAATGCCACGATGAAAATAATAACGGGTGCCACGCTGGTTCACCCGGATGGGCGGCAAACGGACAGTACACTGCTGATAGAGGGCAACCGGATTCGCAGTATCAGCCAGGAGGTTCCTGGTTCCCTGTTGCTGAATCAGGAAAACGTGGAGGTCTTCTCCGGGTCAGGCTGCTACCTGACCCCCGGATTGATAGAACTGCACTTCAACGGGGCCCTGGGCTGCAATTTAAACCAGACCAGCATTCGTGAAGTGCAGACGCTATTAACCCAGCTACCCGCCTTTGGCATTACCAGTGTTGTATTTACCGTCATTACCGGGGCCCTGACCGACATGGTGGCCGCCGTCCATACCCTGGAAGAAGTCATCCACCACAAAACCCCCTTTCATTGCCGCCCGCTGGGCCTTCATATGGAAGGGCCCTTCATCAACCCCGCTTTCCGGGGCACCCATCCTCAAGCGGACGTTCGACCCGCCACCCCCGATGATTTAAACATTCTGCTATCCCCGCACACCAAAATGATTACGCTGGCCCCGGAGGTGGGCAATAACCTGGACTTTATCCGGGAATTAAGCCAGCGGGGGATTCAGGTTTCCATTGGACACAGCAACGCCACCCATGCCCAGGTCATGCAGGCCTTTCAGCAAGGGGCCAACAGTGTGACCCATCTATACAACGCCATGCGCCCCTTCCATCACCGGGAGCCGGGCATTATGGCGGCAGCCTTGTGTGACGATAACGTCTTCGTGCAATTTATCAGTGACGGGGCCCATGTCCACCCGGCGGCCATCCAGATGATTTTAAAGTCAAAACCGCAAAACCGGATTTTGTTAACCAGCGACGCCAGCCCCCTAGCCGGACTCAGCGATGGCAGCCGTGGCAATTTCTCCCAGCAGACCGTGACCGTGCGGGGCAATCAGGTAATTAATCAGGAAGGGGGCCTGGCCGGAAGCGGCAAACTGGTGAATGATTGCCTGAAAAATCTGGTCAATTGGCAATTGTGCGACTTTGGCAGCGCCGTCCAGATGGCCTCCCTGAATCTGGCCCGGTTTTTAAATGAAGACAGCATCGGCAAACTGGAGCCCGGTTGTTTGGCCGATATGGTGCTTTGGAACAAAGACACGCTGGAAGTGGAAACCACCTTTATTAACGGAGAAGTGGCCTACCAGCGGAATGCCAGCGTGGCCCGTTCGGCTTAGTAACCCGCTCAGCTTAATTGATTTCGGGATCATCCCATACCGCACCTTTGAGGCATGACACGCTCATTTTGCCCTACTTTTCAAGTTTCAATCTGTCATTCCCGCGGAGGCGGGAATCCACGCTGCCTTTCACGTTGGATTGATTTACTTCTCTCTTTTGACTGCTGGATCTGCTTTTCTCCGCTCAGTGGATTCCCACTTTCGTGGGAATGACAAACAACACGGCAGAGGGTGATTTTTATGGTTTATGGCGCAGTGAATCGCTTGGCGATCCAACGCCGTCAATTTAGCGTAACAAAAGCGCGGGTTTTATTGAAAAGCCAAACCCGCCGCTTTGCCGGTCTGGGCTTGCAGTTGACGCTGGGCATTTTGTACCCGAATACAAGAGGGACACTGTCCGCACTGGATTTCAGCATCCTCGTAGCAACTCCACACCCATTCAAACGGAACATTCAGGGCCAATCCCCGTTCCATAATTTCCGTTTTATTCAGGTGAACCAAAGGGGTTTGCACCTGCACCCCATTCAGGGTGGAAAAAGCGAATACCTCGCTCATCTTCTGGCGAAAGGCCTCCGTATTGTCCGGGAAATCAACGCCCTCCTCGGCATTGGCCCCAAAAACAACCGAATCCGCATTGAACGCTTCCGCATAGCAGGCAGCGATATTCAAAAACAAGCCGTTGCGATTGGGCACCCACACCCGGTTCACATCAAACAACTCGGCATCCGTGAGAGGCTGAGCCAACGATATTCCCTTATCCTCCAAAACCTGTTTCGGAGTCAGGGCTTGGGGCAGCAAATCCGACAACCAGGGCAAGGGGACAATATGATGGGTCAGCCCATAATGCCGGGCAATGGCCCTAGTTGCTTTTAGTTCCCGGGCGGCGGCCCGTTGGCCGTAATCAAAGGTTAAAACACAGGCCACCGGCTGCCGGATTAAAACATCGGCCAACGCCACGGTGGAATCCAGGCCACCGGACAGCAGAACCACCGCACGATTGGCAGGAGACGAAGCGCTAGAGGCAGAGAATGAAGAAGATGCAGGCATACAGGAAACCTCGCTGGGTATGGAAATCGTGCTTGCAACATAACACACTCCATCCAGCCACACATGCCAGAAATCAATCAGACGCCCCCGAACGCCGAAAAACAGCCGCCTTGGCGCCTTTCTTCAGGGAATATACCCTTCCATCTCTTCCCGCAAAAAGCGCGGTAAATTCTCCTGACTCAGCAATTCCCGAATAAATGATTCTCCAGCCAGCTTATACAAAGCGTATACGGCAGCCTTGGCCACTTCGTCATTCTCATCCAAAACACACTGCTTAAGCGGTTCAATACAGTCTTCATCCCCAATTTGGCCCAAAGCCTCCACAGCAGCAAGACGAATAGAGGGCGCTTCATCCTTCAATGCGCTCAGCAAACTAGAAGATGCCTTGCGATGGGGTTGACCAATCCGGCCCACTGCCTCAATAATCTGCTCCTTCAGGAAATTGAACTTATCCCGAATCCCCCGCTTGGATTCCAGCACATCGATCAATGGCTCAATGGCCCGAATATCGCCTAGCATACCCAACGCCTTCACCGCGGATTCCTTGAGATACACCGACTTTTCCCGATCATCCGCTAAGATATCAATCAGGGGCTTTACGGCATAATCATCGCCCAGACGCCCCAAACTTTCAGCCACAGCCAAACGCAATCTATAATTCTCATCCCGGTTGTTTAATACGCTCATCAGGGGAATAATGGCCCGGTTATCACCAATTTTTCCCAATGCCTGGGCGGCGCTACACCGCAAACGCATGCTATCGTCGC from Vampirovibrio chlorellavorus carries:
- a CDS encoding HEAT repeat domain-containing protein → MDAIPQKIYELMGMIEARDSHGVEHRLRAISSLGDLLLKEPMEAGVLCLLECVRQETEVRIIIQAMSVLSRIKAEDAVPVLIDALLATHIQIYDQTGSPSFVGGDDSMRLRCSAAQALGKIGDNRAIIPLMSVLNNRDENYRLRLAVAESLGRLGDDYAVKPLIDILADDREKSVYLKESAVKALGMLGDIRAIEPLIDVLESKRGIRDKFNFLKEQIIEAVGRIGQPHRKASSSLLSALKDEAPSIRLAAVEALGQIGDEDCIEPLKQCVLDENDEVAKAAVYALYKLAGESFIRELLSQENLPRFLREEMEGYIP
- the nagA gene encoding N-acetylglucosamine-6-phosphate deacetylase, translating into MKIITGATLVHPDGRQTDSTLLIEGNRIRSISQEVPGSLLLNQENVEVFSGSGCYLTPGLIELHFNGALGCNLNQTSIREVQTLLTQLPAFGITSVVFTVITGALTDMVAAVHTLEEVIHHKTPFHCRPLGLHMEGPFINPAFRGTHPQADVRPATPDDLNILLSPHTKMITLAPEVGNNLDFIRELSQRGIQVSIGHSNATHAQVMQAFQQGANSVTHLYNAMRPFHHREPGIMAAALCDDNVFVQFISDGAHVHPAAIQMILKSKPQNRILLTSDASPLAGLSDGSRGNFSQQTVTVRGNQVINQEGGLAGSGKLVNDCLKNLVNWQLCDFGSAVQMASLNLARFLNEDSIGKLEPGCLADMVLWNKDTLEVETTFINGEVAYQRNASVARSA
- the queC gene encoding 7-cyano-7-deazaguanine synthase QueC; the encoded protein is MPASSSFSASSASSPANRAVVLLSGGLDSTVALADVLIRQPVACVLTFDYGQRAAARELKATRAIARHYGLTHHIVPLPWLSDLLPQALTPKQVLEDKGISLAQPLTDAELFDVNRVWVPNRNGLFLNIAACYAEAFNADSVVFGANAEEGVDFPDNTEAFRQKMSEVFAFSTLNGVQVQTPLVHLNKTEIMERGLALNVPFEWVWSCYEDAEIQCGQCPSCIRVQNAQRQLQAQTGKAAGLAFQ